Proteins found in one Mustela lutreola isolate mMusLut2 chromosome 12, mMusLut2.pri, whole genome shotgun sequence genomic segment:
- the FOXE1 gene encoding forkhead box protein E1 — translation MTAESRPPPPQTEALAAVKEERGEAGTAVPAEAAGRGTGGRRRKRPLQRGKPPYSYIALIAMAIAHAPERRLTLGGIYKFITERFPFYRDNPKKWQNSIRHNLTLNDCFLKIPREAGRPGKGNYWALDPNAEDMFESGSFLRRRKRFKRSDLSTYPAYMHDAAAAAAAAAAAAAAAIFPGAVPAARAPYPGAVYAGYAPPSLGAPPPVYYPAASPGPCRVFGLVPERPLSPELGPAPSGPAGSCAFASAGASAASTGYQPAGCAGARPANPSAYAAAYAGPDGAYPQGAGSALFAAAGRLAGPASPSAGGSGGGVETAVDFYGRTSPGQFGALAPCYNPGGQLGGSSGGAYHARHATAYPGGVDRYVSAM, via the coding sequence ATGACGGCTGAgagccggccgccgccgccgcagacGGAGGCGCTGGCGGCCGTGAAGGAGGAGCGCGGTGAGGCTGGGACCGCGGTCCCGGCAGAGGCGGCGGGTCGCGGCACGGGCGGGCGTCGGCGGAAGCGCCCCCTGCAGCGCGGAAAGCCGCCCTACAGCTACATCGCGCTCATTGCTATGGCCATCGCGCACGCGCCGGAGCGTCGCCTCACGCTGGGCGGCATCTACAAGTTCATCACCGAGCGTTTCCCCTTCTACCGCGACAACCCCAAAAAGTGGCAGAACAGCATCCGCCACAACCTGACGCTCAACGACTGCTTCCTCAAGATCCCGCGCGAGGCCGGCCGTCCAGGCAAGGGCAACTACTGGGCGCTCGACCCCAACGCCGAGGACATGTTCGAGAGCGGCAGCTTCCTGCGCCGCCGCAAGCGTTTCAAGCGCTCGGACCTCTCCACTTACCCAGCCTACATGCACGACgcggcggccgccgccgccgctgccgccgccgccgccgccgccgccatatTCCCCGGCGCGGTGCCCGCGGCCCGCGCGCCTTATCCGGGCGCCGTCTACGCAGGCTATGCCCCGCCGTCGCTCGGCGCGCCGCCCCCAGTCTATTACCCTGCTGCGTCGCCAGGTCCGTGCCGCGTCTTCGGCCTGGTGCCTGAGCGGCCGCTCAGTCCTGAACTGGGCCCCGCGCCGTCGGGGCCCGCGGGCTCCTGCGCCTTTGCCTCGGCGGGCGCTTCCGCCGCCTCCACCGGCTACCAGCCTGCGGGCTGCGCTGGGGCCCGACCTGCCAATCCCTCCGCCTATGCGGCCGCCTACGCTGGGCCGGATGGCGCGTATCCGCAAGGAGCGGGCAGTGCCCTCTTCGCAGCGGCTGGCCGGTTGGCGGGGCCCGCCTCGCCCTCCGCGGGTGGCAGCGGTGGTGGCGTCGAAACCGCGGTGGACTTCTATGGGCGCACATCGCCCGGCCAGTTCGGAGCTCTGGCGCCCTGCTATAATCCTGGTGGGCAGCTCGGAGGGAGCAGTGGAGGCGCCTACCATGCTCGCCATGCGACTGCCTATCCCGGCGGTGTGGATCGATATGTGTCCGCCATGTGA
- the LOC131812584 gene encoding LOW QUALITY PROTEIN: galectin-3-like (The sequence of the model RefSeq protein was modified relative to this genomic sequence to represent the inferred CDS: inserted 1 base in 1 codon) has product MCTLPQTNDLISICSGKVERSLLRITKDTPGDRSTSPEATSAPPPPPSKRAWAEASGKMADNFSLNDALSGSGNPNPQGWPGQWGNQPAGAGGYPGASYPGAYPGQAPPGGYPGQAPPGAYPGPTAPAYPGRPAPGAHPGQPSGPGAYPPPGQPSAPGAQPPAGAFGIPARPLTVPYDLPLPGGVMPRXLITILGTTKPNANRFALDFKRGNDVAFHFNPRFNEDNKRVIVCNTKLDNLWGKEERQATFPFESGKPFKVQVLVESDHFKVAVNDAHLLQYNHWMKNLQEISKLGISGDIDLTSASHVMI; this is encoded by the exons ATGTGCACCCTCCCCCAAACTAATGACCTCATTAGCATATGCTCAGGTAAGGTCGAAAGGAGCTTATTACGAATAACAAAAGATACTCCCGGTGATCGCAGCACCTCACCAGAAGCcaccagcgcccccccccccccccccagcaagcGTGCGTGGGCGGAGGCATCGGGGAAAATGGCAGACAATTTTTCACTTAATGATGCTTTATCTGGGTCTGGAAACCCAAACCCTCAAGGATGGCCTGGTCAATGGGGAAACCAGCCTGCTGGAGCAGGGGGCTACCCAGGGGCCTCCTATCCTGGTGCCTACCCTGGACAGGCCCCTCCTGGTGGCTACCCTGGACAGGCACCTCCAGGAGCCTACCCTGGCCCAACAGCTCCTGCTTATCCTGGACGACCTGCACCAGGAGCCCACCCTGGGCAACCGAGTGGGCCTGGGGCCTACCCGCCTCCTGGACAGCCAAGTGCTCCTGGAGCCCAGCCCCCTGCTGGCGCCTTTGGCATCCCTGCTAGACCACTGACTGTACCTTATGACCTGCCCTTGCCTGGAGGAGTCATGCCTC ATCTGATAACAATTCTGGGCACAACGAAGCCCAATGCAAACAGATTTGCTTTAGATTTCAAGAGAGGGAATGATGTTGCTTTCCACTTTAACCCACGCTTCAATGAGGACAACAAGAGAGTCATTGTTTGCAATACAAAGCTGGATAACCtctggggaaaggaagaaagacaggcGACTTTCCCATTCGAAAGTGGTAAACCATTCAAAGTACAAGTGCTGGTTGAATCTGACCACTTCAAGGTTGCGGTCAATGATGCTCACTTGTTGCAGTACAATCATTGGATGAAAAATCTCCAGGAAATCAGCAAACTGGGAATTTCTGGTGACATAGATCTCACCAGTGCTTCACATGTTATGATATAA